In a genomic window of Gloeocapsopsis dulcis:
- the tnpB gene encoding IS200/IS605 family element RNA-guided endonuclease TnpB, translating to MGNKAYKFRLYPNKEQSVFLAKCFGCSRFVYNHFLRLTTDVYAKSKKSLRYKEWAKLLIELKSEFEWLKEVNSQALQQTLKDLESAVTRFFKKLGGFPNFKKKSNRQSFRVPQHFSIDEKGFLRLPKMTPIKMVIHREVLGTPKNVSISKTPSGKYYAAIVTEQDIPHAPLNGDKIGLDLGLKEFAITSKGEKFENPRYFQKSLRRLQIRQRRLSRKQKSSSNRNKSRLRVANIHEKVANQRQDYQHKISLKLTSENQRISAESLNIKGMVKNRKLAKQISDIAWGNFLTMLEYKGNIYGCEIYYVDRFFPSSKRCSNCGYIKEDLTLATREWECPECQHFWDRDINATLNLMLFCESKIPLEEGKSTPDQLVVRLGMNRNTGSGQEATSEA from the coding sequence ATGGGAAACAAAGCTTACAAATTCCGACTCTATCCCAACAAAGAGCAATCAGTATTTTTAGCAAAATGTTTTGGTTGTTCCAGATTTGTGTATAACCATTTTTTAAGACTGACAACAGATGTCTACGCTAAGTCTAAAAAATCTCTGCGTTACAAAGAATGGGCAAAACTATTAATTGAGTTAAAGTCAGAATTTGAATGGCTAAAAGAAGTTAATTCCCAAGCATTACAGCAAACACTGAAAGATTTAGAGTCGGCGGTTACCAGATTTTTTAAGAAGTTAGGCGGATTTCCAAACTTCAAAAAGAAAAGTAATCGACAATCATTTAGAGTGCCACAGCATTTCTCAATAGATGAGAAGGGGTTTCTCAGATTGCCGAAAATGACACCTATCAAAATGGTGATTCATCGAGAAGTATTGGGAACGCCAAAAAATGTCAGCATATCTAAAACTCCATCTGGGAAATATTACGCTGCAATTGTTACCGAGCAAGACATACCCCATGCACCTTTAAACGGTGACAAGATTGGTTTAGATTTGGGATTAAAGGAATTTGCGATCACATCGAAAGGGGAGAAATTTGAGAATCCGAGATATTTTCAGAAGTCTTTACGCAGACTTCAGATCAGACAAAGGAGGTTAAGCAGGAAACAAAAAAGTTCAAGTAATAGGAATAAGTCAAGATTAAGAGTAGCCAATATTCACGAAAAAGTTGCTAACCAACGGCAAGATTATCAACACAAAATCAGTCTGAAGCTGACTTCTGAAAACCAAAGAATATCAGCAGAAAGCCTAAATATCAAGGGAATGGTAAAAAACCGGAAGTTAGCTAAACAGATTAGTGATATAGCGTGGGGAAACTTCCTGACCATGTTGGAGTACAAAGGAAATATCTACGGATGTGAAATATACTATGTAGATAGATTTTTCCCCAGTTCAAAGAGATGTTCTAATTGTGGCTACATCAAAGAAGATTTAACACTTGCTACTCGGGAATGGGAGTGTCCTGAATGCCAGCATTTTTGGGACAGAGATATCAATGCTACACTCAACCTCATGCTGTTCTGTGAATCAAAAATACCCTTGGAAGAAGGGAAATCTACGCCTGACCAGCTAGTTGTAAGACTAGGGATGAACCGGAATACTGGTTCAGGGCAGGAAGCCACCAGTGAAGCTTAG
- the ctaD gene encoding cytochrome c oxidase subunit I, translating into MTQAQLQESANIPAQSEEHGERKWRDYFSFNTDHKVIGIQYLVTTFIFYCIGGVLADLVRTELKTPETDFVSPEVYNSLFTLHATIMIFLWIVPAGAGFANYLIPLMIGAKDMAFPRLNAVAFWMIPPAGLLLISSLLVGDAPDAGWTSYPPLSLVTGQVGEAIWIMSVLLLGTSSILGAINFLVTIWKMRIPGMSVNQMPLFCWSMIATSAITLLSTPVLAGALILLAFDLIAGTTFFNPTGGGDPIVYQHMFWFYSHPAVYIMILPFFGLISEVLPVHARKPVFGYQAIAYSSLAISFLGLIVWAHHMFTSGIPGWLRMFFMITTMIIAVPTGIKVFSWVATVWGGKLRLNSAMLFAMGFVGTFVIGGISGVMLAAVPFDIHVHDTYFVVAHLHYVLFGGSVLGIYAGFYHWFPKMTGRMLNEFWGKVHFALTIVGLNMTFLPMHKLGMMGMNRRIAVYDPKFETLNFICTMGSYLLAVSTFPFIINAIWSWMYGPKAGNNPWQALTLEWMTTSPPAIENFDKLPVLATGPYDYGMNNGDDEVVENVPLSDEREPALAAGPNSALRAEPDPKVAANPEDRE; encoded by the coding sequence ATGACACAAGCACAGCTACAAGAAAGCGCTAATATTCCTGCTCAAAGTGAAGAACATGGAGAGAGAAAGTGGCGCGATTACTTCAGCTTTAATACCGACCACAAAGTCATTGGAATTCAATATCTCGTCACAACTTTTATTTTTTACTGTATTGGAGGTGTTTTAGCTGACTTAGTACGGACAGAATTAAAAACGCCAGAAACGGATTTTGTGAGTCCCGAAGTCTACAACAGCTTGTTTACGCTCCACGCGACAATCATGATTTTCTTGTGGATTGTACCTGCAGGGGCTGGATTTGCTAACTATCTTATTCCCTTGATGATTGGGGCAAAAGATATGGCATTTCCCCGCTTGAATGCAGTCGCGTTCTGGATGATTCCACCTGCTGGGTTATTGCTCATCAGCAGCTTGCTTGTGGGAGATGCACCCGATGCAGGTTGGACTTCCTACCCACCTTTAAGCTTAGTCACAGGACAGGTGGGTGAAGCAATTTGGATTATGAGCGTCCTGTTGCTTGGTACTTCTTCTATTCTGGGAGCAATCAATTTTCTGGTGACAATCTGGAAAATGCGGATTCCAGGAATGTCGGTAAATCAAATGCCGTTGTTTTGTTGGTCAATGATTGCCACCTCAGCAATTACCTTGCTTTCTACTCCTGTACTTGCAGGCGCTTTAATTCTGTTGGCGTTTGACTTAATTGCCGGTACAACATTTTTTAACCCGACTGGTGGTGGAGATCCGATTGTTTACCAGCATATGTTCTGGTTTTACTCCCACCCTGCGGTTTACATTATGATCCTGCCCTTTTTTGGGTTGATCTCAGAAGTTTTGCCAGTACATGCCCGTAAACCAGTCTTTGGTTATCAGGCGATCGCCTACTCAAGTTTGGCAATTAGCTTTTTAGGCTTAATTGTCTGGGCACACCATATGTTCACTAGTGGTATTCCTGGTTGGTTGCGGATGTTCTTTATGATCACAACAATGATCATCGCTGTGCCCACAGGGATCAAAGTTTTTAGCTGGGTAGCCACGGTTTGGGGTGGTAAGCTGCGTCTCAATAGTGCCATGCTATTTGCTATGGGCTTTGTCGGCACGTTTGTTATTGGTGGAATTAGCGGCGTTATGTTAGCTGCTGTACCCTTTGATATTCACGTCCACGATACCTATTTTGTTGTTGCTCATCTCCATTACGTTCTCTTTGGCGGTAGTGTTTTAGGCATCTATGCGGGTTTCTACCACTGGTTTCCCAAAATGACTGGGCGAATGCTCAATGAGTTTTGGGGTAAGGTTCACTTCGCCCTCACTATCGTGGGCTTAAATATGACCTTCTTACCAATGCACAAGTTGGGCATGATGGGTATGAACCGCCGGATTGCAGTGTACGACCCTAAATTTGAAACCCTCAACTTTATCTGCACGATGGGTTCTTATTTACTTGCAGTTTCTACTTTTCCGTTCATTATCAATGCTATTTGGAGTTGGATGTACGGTCCTAAAGCAGGTAACAACCCTTGGCAAGCATTAACCTTAGAGTGGATGACAACTTCACCACCAGCGATTGAAAATTTTGACAAATTACCTGTGCTAGCAACAGGACCTTATGACTACGGTATGAATAATGGTGACGATGAAGTAGTGGAGAATGTACCACTATCTGATGAAAGAGAACCTGCTTTAGCAGCTGGTCCTAATTCAGCATTACGTGCTGAACCCGATCCTAAAGTTGCTGCCAACCCTGAAGACCGCGAGTAA